The Candidatus Zixiibacteriota bacterium genome has a window encoding:
- a CDS encoding molybdopterin molybdotransferase MoeA: MIEFEEASSLIFDAANPLGEMAKPIEDAVSYVLSRDIISPLSISPFRNSAMDGFAVRAEWLERCSPDNPIKLPIDTTVFAGDSGSAKISENRPIRIMTGAPVPDKFDTVVKFEDTVYDDAHVVFAKPITQGKNIRPAGEDIHKDQLVLKRGHLLTPLDIGILAGIGLKEVSVFKKPSVLVFSNGNELVSPGEKLKFGQIYDSNKYTVSSLIKPFVERIEIGPTVIDESEKLEQALSADFDVIITSGGVSAGEKDLVIGAANKIGFEQVFHKARIKPGKPIFFAKKSQRLLFGLPGNPLSTAVTCAVFVIPVLKKLIGRDDYEIRAENAVINPEQIRPGGRLLIWPGKFRRTRSGITAEYSEKKSSAALSALLNSDGLIFSDLSGNNVPASTQVQVIFWNQLLS, encoded by the coding sequence ATGATTGAATTCGAAGAAGCTTCTTCCTTGATCTTTGATGCTGCTAATCCGCTCGGTGAAATGGCAAAACCGATTGAAGACGCCGTCTCTTATGTTCTTTCAAGAGATATAATCTCGCCATTATCGATCTCACCCTTTAGAAATTCCGCGATGGATGGATTTGCCGTTCGGGCCGAATGGTTGGAAAGATGCTCACCCGATAATCCAATTAAATTGCCGATCGATACGACTGTCTTTGCCGGTGATTCCGGCAGCGCGAAAATATCGGAAAATCGACCGATTAGAATAATGACCGGGGCTCCTGTGCCGGATAAATTTGATACGGTTGTTAAATTCGAAGATACGGTTTATGATGATGCCCATGTTGTTTTTGCAAAGCCTATTACTCAGGGGAAAAACATAAGGCCGGCCGGGGAAGATATACATAAAGACCAACTCGTATTAAAACGAGGTCATTTATTGACTCCCCTTGACATCGGTATCCTGGCCGGAATCGGTCTTAAAGAAGTTTCGGTATTTAAAAAGCCGTCCGTACTTGTGTTTTCCAACGGCAATGAGCTCGTTTCCCCCGGCGAAAAATTAAAATTCGGACAAATATATGATAGTAACAAGTACACTGTCTCGTCTCTAATTAAACCCTTTGTCGAACGGATTGAAATCGGTCCGACGGTTATCGATGAATCTGAAAAACTCGAGCAAGCCCTCTCGGCTGATTTTGACGTCATCATTACAAGCGGCGGGGTATCGGCTGGCGAAAAAGATCTCGTTATCGGAGCGGCGAATAAAATCGGCTTCGAGCAGGTTTTTCATAAGGCGAGAATCAAACCGGGCAAACCAATCTTCTTCGCCAAAAAAAGTCAACGGTTGTTGTTTGGTTTGCCGGGGAATCCGTTATCAACCGCCGTAACCTGCGCCGTTTTTGTTATTCCAGTTCTAAAGAAATTGATCGGTCGAGATGATTATGAGATTCGTGCCGAAAACGCGGTTATTAATCCCGAGCAAATCAGGCCGGGCGGGCGGCTGCTTATCTGGCCGGGAAAATTCCGGCGGACCCGGAGCGGTATTACGGCCGAGTATTCGGAAAAGAAGTCATCGGCGGCATTGTCGGCACTTTTAAATTCGGACGGATTGATTTTTAGTGATCTCTCCGGAAATAATGTACCGGCTTCGACTCAAGTACAAGTAATCTTCTGGAATCAGCTTCTAAGTTAA
- a CDS encoding MogA/MoaB family molybdenum cofactor biosynthesis protein, with amino-acid sequence MIRSRSNNMRFSVGIIIVSDRASAGEREDKCIPAFRSFLDESKYSIEHTDIVPDDAEKLTAALNKMIASDTCLILTSGGTGCTPRDITPEVTKKIIEKPTPGVDQAIRTFSAQYSSNAIFSRAVSGVAKNSFIINLPGSPKAVSEILEFLLPIIGHPLRLIAGQLKDCQKDSKQND; translated from the coding sequence GTGATACGGTCGCGCTCGAATAATATGAGATTTTCAGTCGGCATAATAATCGTTTCCGATCGGGCTTCAGCGGGTGAGCGGGAAGATAAATGCATTCCGGCATTTCGGTCATTTCTCGATGAATCAAAATATTCAATAGAGCATACCGATATTGTCCCCGATGATGCCGAGAAATTAACGGCCGCCCTCAATAAAATGATCGCGTCTGATACCTGCTTGATTCTTACATCTGGCGGTACCGGATGCACCCCGCGAGATATCACACCCGAGGTTACCAAAAAGATAATTGAGAAACCTACTCCGGGAGTTGACCAGGCGATACGAACATTTAGCGCCCAGTATTCTTCTAACGCCATATTTTCCCGGGCCGTATCGGGAGTCGCCAAAAATTCATTTATAATTAATTTGCCCGGTTCACCCAAGGCGGTTAGTGAAATACTCGAGTTTTTGCTCCCCATAATTGGGCATCCCCTCAGGCTAATCGCCGGACAATTAAAAGATTGCCAGAAGGATTCAAAACAAAATGATTGA
- a CDS encoding MOSC domain-containing protein produces the protein MTSAGKIHRISISKNKGGKKKNVESAHLIMDKGMEGDAHFGSKRQVSLLPLESFVKVKHELLNVQPGDFAENITTAGIDLSRVQIGDTVTIGKGIKLIITQIGKKCHNGCQIKKLVGDCIMPREGVFARVVESGEISVGDTVALE, from the coding sequence GTGACTTCGGCCGGGAAAATACATAGAATTTCGATTTCCAAAAATAAAGGGGGAAAAAAGAAAAACGTCGAATCAGCCCACCTGATTATGGATAAGGGCATGGAGGGCGACGCTCATTTTGGGAGTAAAAGACAGGTATCCCTGTTGCCCCTGGAATCATTTGTCAAAGTCAAACATGAACTGCTGAATGTTCAGCCAGGCGATTTTGCGGAGAATATAACCACTGCCGGAATCGATTTATCGCGGGTTCAAATCGGCGACACGGTTACCATTGGCAAAGGCATAAAACTAATTATCACGCAAATTGGTAAAAAGTGTCATAACGGTTGCCAGATAAAAAAACTGGTCGGCGACTGCATCATGCCTCGGGAAGGCGTCTTCGCGCGCGTCGTCGAAAGCGGAGAAATATCAGTCGGTGATACGGTCGCGCTCGAATAA
- the moaC gene encoding cyclic pyranopterin monophosphate synthase MoaC: MNKPTHLDSDGKARMVNVGEKEITNRQARATVSVKLNETSFEIARENRSAKGDVITVAKLAGIQAAKKTSELIPLCHQLPLNHVEIEFEFDQSQNMIKIFSTVRCSSRTGVEMEALTACSVAALTVYDMLKAVHKDIVISDLMLLEKTGGKSGDFGRENT; encoded by the coding sequence ATGAATAAACCGACCCATCTCGATTCAGACGGAAAGGCTCGAATGGTAAATGTCGGCGAAAAAGAGATTACCAATCGCCAGGCAAGAGCAACTGTTTCTGTTAAACTAAATGAGACAAGTTTTGAGATCGCTCGTGAAAATCGCAGCGCCAAAGGCGACGTTATAACGGTGGCAAAACTGGCCGGAATTCAGGCGGCCAAGAAAACTTCGGAATTAATTCCTCTCTGTCATCAACTACCGTTAAATCATGTTGAAATTGAATTTGAATTCGACCAATCCCAAAATATGATAAAAATCTTTTCGACTGTTAGGTGCTCGTCGCGAACCGGAGTGGAGATGGAAGCTCTGACAGCCTGTTCCGTCGCGGCCCTGACGGTTTATGATATGCTCAAAGCGGTACATAAAGATATTGTCATTTCAGATTTGATGCTACTTGAGAAAACAGGAGGCAAGTCAGGTGACTTCGGCCGGGAAAATACATAG
- a CDS encoding radical SAM protein: MNAIKMPEYLRLSLLSNCNLNCFYCRPPGTNDPKLPQIPPGKFFDAIRALHQLGIRKIRFTGGEPTLYKPLPKLISHAKEFDPDIFTAITTNGLLLEKLAPLYAESGLDSVNISLDTLNPDKFRSITSVDGFDKVIRGIESTRESISEVKLNCVLINGVNDDEADDMIEFANTMGIDIRFIEYMPTRHNNKQRRGYLANEELRANSRYEFSPLPHKDSAAARYFSSPDLDIRVGFISPVSHPFCASCDRIRLTADGMIYGCLFSSQGFNLFSILNDKSIDLQNKLSQILASKNLRGCNAAMNNLNSLPSFYQVGG; this comes from the coding sequence ATGAACGCGATTAAGATGCCAGAATATCTTCGATTATCATTATTGTCTAATTGCAATTTGAACTGTTTCTATTGCCGTCCGCCGGGAACAAATGATCCGAAATTGCCTCAAATCCCTCCCGGGAAATTTTTTGATGCTATTCGCGCATTGCATCAATTGGGCATACGCAAAATTCGATTTACCGGCGGCGAACCTACTCTTTATAAACCGCTCCCCAAACTCATAAGCCACGCCAAAGAATTCGATCCCGATATTTTTACCGCAATAACTACAAACGGACTTCTTCTCGAAAAACTCGCGCCTTTGTATGCCGAAAGCGGACTTGACAGCGTTAATATCAGCCTCGATACTCTCAATCCCGATAAATTCAGGTCTATAACATCGGTTGATGGCTTCGATAAAGTAATCAGAGGAATCGAATCCACCCGTGAATCAATATCGGAAGTAAAATTGAATTGCGTTCTCATCAACGGTGTTAATGACGATGAAGCCGATGATATGATTGAATTCGCGAACACAATGGGCATCGATATCAGATTTATTGAATACATGCCTACCCGGCATAATAATAAACAAAGGAGAGGGTATCTGGCTAATGAAGAGCTGAGGGCAAATTCAAGATACGAATTTTCTCCATTGCCTCATAAAGATTCGGCAGCGGCCCGTTACTTCAGCTCGCCGGATTTGGATATTCGGGTAGGATTTATCAGCCCGGTCAGCCATCCTTTTTGCGCCTCATGCGATCGAATTCGATTGACCGCCGATGGGATGATATACGGCTGCCTGTTTTCTTCACAAGGATTTAATCTGTTTAGTATACTGAATGATAAATCAATTGATTTGCAGAACAAATTGTCGCAGATATTGGCGTCGAAAAATCTTCGAGGATGTAATGCCGCGATGAATAATCTCAATAGTCTGCCTTCATTTTATCAGGTCGGGGGATAA
- the mobB gene encoding molybdopterin-guanine dinucleotide biosynthesis protein B: MIEIGIIGARNSGKTTLIEKMASLLSHRGLRVATVKHTFHSHTFDTEGKDTFRHRRAGARFTVGISSADMALFASPDEENRVKIFEFLKNNCDVCFVEGNKGAKRSTILLTRKIDDLGEISSDHIIAVYGPVNNNMANDYFPLDKTEELAEFVIGRFGLQPEDDDHERD, translated from the coding sequence ATGATTGAAATAGGTATTATCGGCGCCCGGAATTCCGGCAAAACAACATTGATAGAAAAAATGGCCTCCCTTCTGAGCCATCGCGGGTTGAGAGTGGCGACGGTAAAACATACTTTTCATTCGCATACTTTTGATACCGAAGGTAAAGATACTTTTCGCCACCGGCGGGCCGGGGCGCGCTTTACGGTCGGGATTAGCAGCGCCGACATGGCGCTTTTCGCCTCACCCGATGAAGAAAACAGGGTAAAAATTTTTGAGTTTCTCAAGAACAACTGTGATGTTTGCTTTGTTGAAGGTAATAAAGGAGCAAAAAGGTCCACGATACTTTTGACACGCAAAATTGATGATTTAGGAGAGATTAGCTCCGACCATATTATTGCCGTTTACGGACCCGTTAATAACAATATGGCGAACGATTATTTCCCTCTCGACAAAACGGAAGAGTTGGCTGAATTTGTGATTGGCCGTTTTGGCTTGCAACCCGAGGATGATGACCATGAACGCGATTAA
- a CDS encoding molybdenum cofactor guanylyltransferase, with protein sequence MTRFAYILAGGSSSRMGTDKLHLKLKGLSLLERIIETCASVCDDIKLVGNGVGINQSETFKVLSDYPHARGPMAGVISALEDCPEDICFITAADLIDITPQNLTDLFRLYRVEQFLGYSEDGLSQPLCGIYHKSALKVMLPMAERGNFKMQDAVGKLDTRLLPVPNKKWRNINTPRDAELSGVEL encoded by the coding sequence ATGACTCGATTCGCTTACATACTTGCCGGCGGTTCCAGTTCCAGGATGGGAACAGATAAACTGCATTTGAAGCTAAAAGGCCTGTCGCTTTTGGAACGCATAATTGAAACATGCGCCTCAGTATGCGATGATATAAAACTGGTTGGCAATGGAGTTGGAATTAATCAATCTGAAACTTTCAAAGTGCTATCCGACTACCCTCACGCTCGGGGACCAATGGCGGGAGTTATTTCGGCTCTCGAGGATTGCCCCGAAGATATTTGCTTCATCACGGCCGCCGATTTGATTGATATAACTCCCCAAAATCTCACCGATTTATTCAGGCTCTACAGGGTTGAGCAATTTCTTGGGTATAGTGAAGATGGTCTGTCCCAGCCTCTGTGCGGCATTTACCACAAGTCGGCATTGAAGGTTATGCTGCCAATGGCTGAGCGAGGAAATTTCAAAATGCAGGATGCGGTTGGAAAATTAGATACCCGGCTTCTGCCGGTACCGAATAAAAAGTGGAGAAATATCAATACTCCCCGGGACGCGGAATTATCGGGGGTCGAGTTATGA
- a CDS encoding HD domain-containing phosphohydrolase yields the protein MANAYQDMTREISIKREAGKTSQSIQLNVDGDWAKTISNLMALAKSANKDFEYDRAINYLCTLEEIWDSKGLPEFSLELRFELHQEKGKAFSAQGKYDEAINEFQKILKYCRDASQLNIKAETFTQIGQLLAKQGDFDRALGYVQRAIGSNRRLKNDRGTCKALRNLGVIYLELGEFEEAEVNYGQAIELAEKIGDEILYADLVNNLGAIMNMKGNREKALELYSESLKIYEANNQVRKSAYTKNNIAIAYLEQGKEDDAFEYFKEANDIARSINDASLTLIVNINLADLFLKKGDLTNAKIHCQNADAYLQETGLVNSHLIEVKRIAGKIAFHEEEYEVSKQFFETALEISRDMGTRFLEAEVLLERGKLYRATQNHFEALNDLESSYQIYASIKAEGKREQTEQVINSIEKLYLEIFDSMAKDVDLKDKYTKGHSDRVASLALLLARELGLPTNMLKTIAAAALLHDIGKINIKDEVLKKAGKLTKKEYLHIMKHPELSVELLRAKELPWDVKPSILHHHEKLDGTGYPLGLKGEDIPLGARIICVADVFDALTSDRVYRPARDVQTALEIMRKESATTFDPVILKCFETMIGEGKADLVINSRTRDDEMYSIWSQCMAEVSEEARQLS from the coding sequence GTGGCTAACGCTTACCAGGACATGACCCGTGAAATCAGCATTAAGCGTGAGGCGGGTAAGACTTCACAGAGTATTCAGCTTAATGTTGATGGAGATTGGGCGAAAACAATAAGTAACTTGATGGCTCTGGCAAAGAGCGCGAACAAAGATTTTGAATACGACAGAGCCATCAATTACTTATGTACTCTGGAAGAAATTTGGGACTCCAAAGGTCTTCCGGAGTTTTCTCTTGAACTCCGTTTTGAGTTGCATCAGGAAAAAGGTAAGGCTTTTTCCGCCCAGGGTAAGTATGATGAAGCCATAAATGAATTCCAGAAAATATTAAAATATTGCCGTGATGCCAGCCAATTGAATATCAAGGCGGAGACCTTCACACAAATTGGACAATTGTTGGCCAAACAGGGCGATTTTGATCGAGCCCTGGGATACGTACAGCGGGCAATCGGGTCCAATCGAAGATTAAAAAACGATCGGGGTACTTGCAAAGCGCTGCGCAACCTGGGAGTTATTTATCTCGAATTGGGCGAATTTGAAGAAGCCGAAGTCAATTATGGTCAGGCTATCGAGCTGGCCGAAAAAATCGGCGATGAGATTCTTTACGCCGATTTGGTCAATAATCTCGGCGCTATTATGAATATGAAAGGCAATCGCGAGAAGGCGCTGGAATTATATTCTGAATCTCTGAAAATCTATGAGGCCAATAATCAGGTCCGTAAAAGCGCTTATACAAAAAATAATATCGCTATCGCATATCTTGAACAGGGCAAAGAAGACGACGCTTTTGAATATTTCAAAGAAGCCAACGATATCGCGCGGAGCATTAACGATGCATCTTTGACCTTAATAGTCAATATCAATTTGGCTGACCTGTTTCTGAAAAAAGGCGATTTGACCAACGCCAAAATCCATTGCCAGAATGCCGATGCTTATCTGCAGGAAACCGGGCTGGTTAACAGCCATTTGATTGAAGTCAAAAGAATCGCCGGCAAGATCGCTTTTCATGAAGAAGAATATGAAGTTTCGAAGCAGTTTTTTGAAACGGCTCTCGAAATAAGCCGTGACATGGGAACCCGATTTCTTGAAGCGGAAGTGCTTCTTGAACGCGGTAAACTCTATCGAGCTACACAAAATCATTTTGAAGCCCTCAATGATCTGGAATCCTCCTACCAGATTTATGCCAGCATCAAAGCCGAGGGGAAGCGAGAACAAACCGAGCAGGTTATCAATTCCATTGAAAAATTATATCTCGAAATTTTTGACTCCATGGCGAAAGATGTCGATCTTAAAGATAAGTATACCAAGGGTCATTCCGATCGGGTAGCCTCCCTGGCTCTTCTATTAGCTCGTGAGTTGGGGCTTCCGACCAATATGCTGAAAACGATCGCGGCCGCGGCGCTTTTACATGATATTGGCAAGATAAACATTAAAGATGAAGTTTTGAAAAAGGCGGGAAAACTAACCAAAAAAGAATATTTGCATATCATGAAACACCCGGAATTAAGCGTTGAACTTCTTAGGGCCAAGGAACTTCCATGGGATGTCAAACCATCAATTCTCCATCATCATGAAAAATTGGATGGCACCGGTTATCCATTGGGTCTCAAAGGCGAGGATATTCCCCTGGGCGCCAGAATAATCTGTGTCGCCGATGTATTTGACGCCCTCACGTCCGACCGAGTTTACCGTCCGGCCCGCGATGTTCAAACGGCCCTCGAAATCATGAGGAAGGAATCAGCCACTACTTTCGATCCGGTTATTCTCAAATGCTTCGAGACCATGATTGGAGAAGGTAAAGCCGACCTGGTGATTAACTCGCGTACCCGTGATGACGAGATGTATAGCATTTGGTCTCAATGCATGGCCGAGGTTTCTGAAGAAGCCCGGCAATTGAGCTAA
- a CDS encoding tetratricopeptide repeat protein → MKELIINQENQEVASRINDGFALLNLARDWLKQGNPVVAMELLVPAIDSPQASRDKELRAQILKETGRAWMMQSDWDKAAFNYREAQQIFIELENPGGAAQCARNRANMLFQQGNYRESEHLCQTALEWVSEANDYQLRATILNTLGAIQSATGKLQESINTFKLCLADFQSTGNLIRQGYVLLNIGLTQTELGDTLAATDSLNKALALALEEKDLNLVEICYQNIAKCYLENKEYRLAKSVLKTARKILPGLSSKALEAELGVLECKTLRLTGNLTESKKLLEETLQMTIEHKLSALEADVLYEQGLLAKELGNSYEAIAKLDAAINVYRSVGMDKGLHDAVQALDHFKRGLSG, encoded by the coding sequence ATGAAAGAGTTAATCATAAATCAGGAAAATCAAGAAGTAGCTTCCCGGATTAACGATGGATTCGCTCTGCTTAACTTGGCGCGAGACTGGCTCAAACAGGGAAATCCCGTGGTAGCAATGGAACTTTTGGTTCCGGCAATTGACTCGCCACAGGCGTCTCGTGACAAAGAGCTACGGGCTCAAATTCTCAAAGAGACCGGTCGGGCCTGGATGATGCAATCTGATTGGGACAAAGCGGCCTTTAATTATCGTGAAGCCCAACAGATTTTCATTGAACTGGAAAATCCCGGCGGTGCGGCGCAATGCGCCAGAAATCGAGCCAATATGCTGTTTCAGCAAGGCAACTATCGCGAATCCGAACATCTTTGCCAGACTGCCCTCGAATGGGTATCTGAGGCAAATGATTATCAACTCCGGGCGACTATATTAAATACTCTCGGAGCTATTCAATCAGCTACCGGCAAATTACAGGAGTCAATTAATACCTTTAAACTCTGCCTGGCTGATTTTCAGAGTACGGGCAATTTAATTCGACAGGGTTATGTTTTATTGAACATCGGTCTGACTCAGACTGAACTGGGGGACACTTTGGCGGCCACCGATAGTCTGAATAAAGCCCTGGCCCTGGCTTTGGAAGAGAAAGATCTCAATTTGGTAGAAATATGTTATCAAAACATTGCCAAATGTTATTTGGAAAACAAAGAATATCGTTTGGCAAAGTCAGTCCTGAAAACCGCTCGCAAAATACTTCCCGGATTATCTTCAAAAGCATTGGAAGCTGAACTCGGTGTACTGGAATGTAAAACCTTAAGATTGACCGGGAATTTAACAGAATCAAAGAAATTGCTTGAGGAAACGCTCCAAATGACAATTGAGCATAAACTGTCTGCCTTGGAAGCCGATGTATTGTACGAACAGGGCCTTCTGGCAAAAGAACTGGGTAATAGCTACGAGGCTATTGCCAAGCTTGACGCGGCGATTAATGTGTATCGATCGGTTGGAATGGATAAGGGTCTGCACGATGCCGTTCAAGCCCTGGATCATTTCAAGCGAGGATTAAGTGGCTAA
- a CDS encoding sigma-54 dependent transcriptional regulator, protein MPDKSIIYGDICGGKDRSKLERRNSNDIHWVEKSGPVEQLGDASLVFVDLDNPEFSSPDFLVSLAHNSKEAKIVGKSKNPTIDEAIRVSKLGVSELLTSDECLEKLHYFLEELKNEIPAPPSGKDGFDIQALVGNSKHIQEIRKTILVLSDVDFPSALILGETGTGKSLISKILHSTGVRAASNMVEVNCSAIPDELFEAELFGHSKGAFTDAKAEKLGLFEFAQNGILFLDEVGNLTASAQAKLLKILEDKKLRRVGEVAERNINVRVVAATNLDLKNAIESGKFREDLYFRLNLLTIEIPPLRERPEDIPELVHHFLRHFSSLYSKPQLIIKDEVIEEMKSHYWAGNIRELSNVIEKAVLLNRGRTINLQEIRSALKKSRVGVAERKHVTINMPPRGKALDEIEAQVVLEVLNICEWNKSQTAEYLKISRPRLRRIIDFHKLEQNRRKS, encoded by the coding sequence ATGCCAGATAAATCGATTATTTACGGCGATATTTGCGGTGGCAAAGATCGTAGCAAATTAGAGCGCCGAAATTCCAACGATATCCATTGGGTAGAAAAAAGCGGCCCGGTTGAGCAGCTCGGCGATGCCTCCCTGGTATTTGTCGATCTTGATAATCCCGAATTTTCATCCCCTGATTTTTTGGTATCTCTGGCCCATAACTCCAAGGAAGCCAAAATCGTCGGCAAGTCAAAAAATCCGACTATTGATGAGGCAATCCGGGTTTCCAAATTGGGTGTCTCGGAATTATTAACCTCCGATGAATGTCTGGAAAAACTCCATTATTTTCTGGAAGAACTGAAAAATGAAATTCCCGCCCCTCCTTCCGGCAAAGATGGATTCGATATTCAGGCCCTGGTCGGAAATTCCAAACATATTCAGGAAATCCGCAAAACAATATTAGTCTTATCGGATGTCGATTTCCCCAGCGCATTGATACTGGGTGAAACCGGAACCGGTAAAAGTTTAATATCAAAAATTCTCCATAGTACCGGCGTTCGGGCGGCTTCCAATATGGTGGAGGTCAACTGCTCGGCGATTCCCGATGAACTATTTGAGGCTGAATTGTTCGGACATTCCAAAGGCGCTTTTACCGACGCAAAGGCCGAAAAACTGGGATTATTTGAATTTGCCCAAAACGGTATTTTGTTTCTCGACGAAGTCGGCAACCTGACCGCTTCGGCTCAGGCTAAGCTGCTTAAGATTCTCGAGGATAAAAAACTACGCCGTGTCGGGGAGGTCGCCGAGAGAAATATTAATGTTCGGGTCGTCGCGGCAACCAATCTTGATTTGAAAAATGCCATAGAATCGGGGAAATTCCGAGAGGATTTATATTTTCGACTTAATTTGTTGACGATTGAAATCCCGCCTCTGCGTGAACGCCCGGAAGATATCCCTGAACTGGTGCATCATTTTCTCAGACATTTCAGTTCTCTATATAGTAAGCCGCAGTTGATTATAAAAGATGAAGTAATCGAAGAGATGAAAAGTCATTACTGGGCCGGGAATATCAGGGAACTTTCCAATGTCATAGAAAAAGCGGTATTACTAAATAGAGGGCGGACAATCAATCTGCAGGAAATCCGGTCGGCCCTCAAAAAAAGCCGCGTGGGCGTCGCCGAGAGAAAGCATGTTACCATAAATATGCCTCCGCGGGGAAAGGCTCTCGACGAAATTGAGGCTCAGGTTGTTCTGGAAGTCCTCAATATATGTGAATGGAACAAATCCCAGACGGCCGAATACCTTAAGATATCCCGTCCCCGCTTAAGGCGCATAATAGATTTCCACAAACTGGAACAAAATCGCCGCAAAAGTTGA
- a CDS encoding hydrolase, with product MLKLDNTALAIVDIQGKLAGLMHEKDKLFENAIKMIKGAQVLELPILWNEQVPDKLGETIPQVKKLFAQIRPMSKSSFSCCGNEDFIKALTQTRRKQIIVIGIETHICVYQTVIDLLNASYEVYVAADAVSSRTMENKHIGLTTMKDAGAKITSVEMSLFEILRKAGGDRFKQISKIVK from the coding sequence ATGTTAAAACTTGATAACACGGCACTGGCCATCGTTGATATTCAGGGCAAGCTGGCCGGATTGATGCACGAAAAAGATAAGCTGTTTGAAAATGCCATTAAGATGATCAAAGGCGCACAGGTGCTGGAGTTGCCGATTCTCTGGAATGAGCAGGTGCCCGATAAATTGGGGGAGACGATCCCTCAGGTAAAAAAACTGTTTGCTCAAATTCGGCCGATGTCCAAATCGTCGTTCAGTTGCTGTGGTAACGAAGATTTCATCAAAGCTCTGACGCAGACCAGACGCAAGCAAATAATCGTCATAGGTATCGAGACGCATATTTGCGTTTATCAAACGGTTATCGATTTGCTTAATGCCAGTTACGAAGTCTATGTGGCCGCCGACGCGGTGTCATCACGGACGATGGAAAATAAGCATATTGGCCTTACGACAATGAAAGACGCCGGAGCGAAAATTACCAGTGTCGAGATGTCCTTGTTTGAAATTCTCCGGAAAGCCGGCGGCGATCGCTTCAAACAAATCAGCAAGATCGTAAAGTAA
- a CDS encoding ferritin family protein: protein MNAFEYAKNMELDGKKYYEEHADRMTEPVLKRIFEELAHDEDRHYRIFIAMARGEFGDVEAGFKTAILETTKNVFQKLKDEEKDIDAFSAEVRDAWVKACNIEEQSEKFYKEQSEKAESDEQKDIWNRIAAEEHKHWVAINNVINFLDRPKQWLEDAEWSNLDNL from the coding sequence ATGAACGCATTTGAATATGCCAAGAATATGGAATTGGATGGAAAAAAATATTATGAAGAGCATGCCGATCGAATGACCGAGCCAGTGCTGAAACGGATATTTGAGGAGTTGGCTCACGATGAGGACCGGCATTATAGAATATTTATCGCCATGGCCAGAGGCGAATTCGGTGACGTCGAAGCCGGTTTCAAAACAGCTATCTTAGAGACGACTAAAAATGTCTTTCAAAAATTGAAAGATGAAGAAAAAGACATCGATGCCTTCTCAGCCGAAGTTCGGGATGCTTGGGTCAAGGCCTGCAATATTGAAGAGCAGTCTGAAAAATTCTATAAGGAACAATCTGAAAAAGCCGAGTCGGATGAGCAGAAAGATATCTGGAATAGAATTGCTGCTGAAGAGCATAAACACTGGGTGGCTATTAATAATGTGATAAATTTTTTGGATCGGCCCAAGCAATGGCTGGAAGATGCCGAATGGTCGAATCTCGATAATCTCTAA